The Tropicibacter oceani DNA segment AACCGCCTATGACGCGATGATCCTGGGCAAGGGCGACAGGGCCGACACCCCGCAGGCGGCGGTGCAGCAGGCCTATGCCGCCGAAAAGACCGACGAATTCCTGCCCGCCACGGTGATCGGCGATTATGCCGGGGTGCGGGCGGGCGACGGGTTTTTCTGCCTGAACTTCCGCGCCGACCGCGCGCGCGAAATCCTGGCCGCGATCGGCGATCCGGAATTTGACGGGTTCCAGCGGGACACCCCGCAGTTCGCCGCCCTGCTGGGGATGGTGGATTATTCAAAGGCGCACAACGCCTATATGACCACCGCCTATCCAAAGCAGACCATCGTCAACACGCTGGGCGAATGGGTCGCCAAACATGGCAAGACCCAGTTTCGCCTGGCCGAGACGGAAAAATACCCGCATGTCACCTTTTTCCTGAACGGAGGCCGCGAAACCCCCGAGGAAAACGAAGACCGCTTCATGCCGAAATCGCCCAAGGTGGCGACCTATGACATGCAGCCGGAAATGAGCGCGGCCGAAGTGACCGAGCATCTTCTGGGCGCCATCGACCACGGCTATGACCTGATCGTGGTGAACTATGCGAACCCCGACATGGTGGGCCATACCGGCGATCTGCAGGCCGCGATGAAGGCCTGCGAGGCGGTGGACGAAGGGCTGGGACAGGTCGTGGCCAAGCTGGAGGATACCGGGGGCGCCATGCTGGTGATCGCCGATCACGGCAATTGCGAAACCATGGTTGATCCTGAAACCGGTGGGCCGCACACGGCGCATACCACGAACCCTGTGCCGGTGATCCTGTTCGGCGGTCCCAAGGGCGCGCAGATCCGGGCCGGGCGGCTGGCCGACGTGGCGCCGACCCTGCTGGAGCTGATGGGGCTGGAACAGCCTGCGGAAATGACCGGGGAAAGCCTGATCTCGTGAAGCGGCTTTGCCTGATCCTTGCCCTGCTGGCAGGCCCCGCCTTTGCCCAAAGCGCGGGGGATGCGGCGCAGGCTGCTGCCGATGCGCTCGAGGCGGCGTCGATCCAGCTGGATCAGGCCGAAAGCGCGCGCGACCGGGTGGCGGCGCTGACCGGCACAGTGCGCGCCTATGAAGACGGGCTTGCCGCGATGCGCCAGGGGCTGCGCGCGGCGGCGATCCGCGAAACCGAGCTGAGCCACAAGCTGGCCGCGCAAGAGGCCGAGATTTCCCAGCTGTTGGGCGTGCTCAGTGCGCTCGGCGGTCAGGTGCAACCGCAGACGCTGTTGCATCCGCAGGGGCCCTTGGGCACGGCGCGGTCCGGGATGCTGGTGGCGGCGGTGACGCCGGGGCTGGCGGACAAGGCCGCGGCGCTGCGCTCGGACCTTCAAGAGGTGACGGCGCTGCGCGAGTTGCAGCAAAGCGCGGCCGACACGCTCAAGGAAGGGCTGGCCGGGGTACAGGCCGCCCGGACCGAGCTGAGCCAGGCCATCGCCGACCGCACCGACCTGCCGCGCCGCTTTACCGAGGACCCGATCCGAACCGAAATTCTGATCGCCTCGACCGAGACGCTGCAGGGCTTTGCCAGCGGTCTCAGCCAGATCGTCGAAAACGAGGTGCCGGAAAATCTGCCGCGCATTGCCGGGCAAAAGGGCACGCTGGCCTTGCCGGTGCGCGGCGTGCTGCTGCGCCGGGCGGGCGAAAGCGATGCCGCCGGGGTGACGCGCCCCGGTATCGTTCTGGCCACCCAACCCAAGGCGCTGGTCACCACGCCCACCGCCGCGACGATCCGTTATAACGGGCCGCTGCTGGACTATGGGCTGGTCACCATCCTTGAGCCCCAGGCCGATCTTCTGTTCGTGATTGCCGGTCTGGACGAGGTGTACGGCAAGGCCGGACAGGTCCTGCCGGCGGGCAGTCCGGTTGGTCTGATGGGCGGGCAGGCCCTGCAAAGCGGCGACATCCTTTCACCAAACGGTGATAGGGGTGGCGCTGGGCGTTCGGAAACGCTCTATATAGAAGTGAGAGAAGGCGATGCGCCTGTTGACCCACTGACGTGGTTCGCAACCGACAAGGGATAAGATTGGATATGAAGAAATTCATGATGGCCGCATGTGGCGGCGCGCTGGCCTCGGTGGTGGCGACCACGCAATTCGTTGGCCCTCTGCTGGCGCAGGAACAGAACCGCCCCACCAACGTCTATGAACAGCTTGACCTGTTCGGCGACATCTTTGAACGCATCCGCGCGCAATACGTCGAAGAGGTGGACGAGGCCGACCTGATCGAGGCCGCCATCAACGGCATGCTGACCTCGCTTGATCCGCATTCGAACTATCTGCCGCCCGATGACGCCGAAGACATGCAGGTGCAGACCCGCGGCGAATTCGGCGGTCTGGGCATCGAAGTCACGCAGGAAGATGGCTTTGTCAAAGTCGTCTCGCCGATCGACGACACCCCCGCCGCCGAGGCCGGGATGGAGGCAGGCGATTTCATCACTCATGTCGACGGCGAATCCGTGCTGGGCCTGACGCTGGACGAAGCCGTTGACATGATGCGCGGCCCGGTGGGCAGCGAAATCGTGATCACCGTGGTCCGCGAAGGCGAGGATGAGCCCTTTGACGTGTCGATCATCCGCGACACTATCAAGCTGACCGCCGTGCGCACCCGGCTTGAGGGCAATACCGTCGTGCTGCGGGTCACCACCTTCAACGACCAGACCTTCCCGAACC contains these protein-coding regions:
- a CDS encoding murein hydrolase activator EnvC family protein — its product is MKRLCLILALLAGPAFAQSAGDAAQAAADALEAASIQLDQAESARDRVAALTGTVRAYEDGLAAMRQGLRAAAIRETELSHKLAAQEAEISQLLGVLSALGGQVQPQTLLHPQGPLGTARSGMLVAAVTPGLADKAAALRSDLQEVTALRELQQSAADTLKEGLAGVQAARTELSQAIADRTDLPRRFTEDPIRTEILIASTETLQGFASGLSQIVENEVPENLPRIAGQKGTLALPVRGVLLRRAGESDAAGVTRPGIVLATQPKALVTTPTAATIRYNGPLLDYGLVTILEPQADLLFVIAGLDEVYGKAGQVLPAGSPVGLMGGQALQSGDILSPNGDRGGAGRSETLYIEVREGDAPVDPLTWFATDKG
- the gpmI gene encoding 2,3-bisphosphoglycerate-independent phosphoglycerate mutase — its product is MPKPVILCILDGWGLRDETEANAPALAHTPTMDRLTATCPNATLITFGPDVGLPSGQMGNSEVGHTNIGAGRVVAMDLGQIDLAIEDGSFFDNAAIRDFAAALKASGGTAHLMGVVSDGGVHGHISHIKAAVKAICDQGVPVVVHAITDGRDVAPKSADGFVADLAASLPKGARIGTVIGRYYAMDRDNRWERVQTAYDAMILGKGDRADTPQAAVQQAYAAEKTDEFLPATVIGDYAGVRAGDGFFCLNFRADRAREILAAIGDPEFDGFQRDTPQFAALLGMVDYSKAHNAYMTTAYPKQTIVNTLGEWVAKHGKTQFRLAETEKYPHVTFFLNGGRETPEENEDRFMPKSPKVATYDMQPEMSAAEVTEHLLGAIDHGYDLIVVNYANPDMVGHTGDLQAAMKACEAVDEGLGQVVAKLEDTGGAMLVIADHGNCETMVDPETGGPHTAHTTNPVPVILFGGPKGAQIRAGRLADVAPTLLELMGLEQPAEMTGESLIS